A genomic stretch from Streptomyces venezuelae ATCC 10712 includes:
- a CDS encoding MFS transporter, which yields METGARNPRRWWILVVLCLSTLVLVVDSMALTVAVPSMTADIGASAQDIQWILDSYILVFAGLLLTSGSLGDRFGRRKIMVIGLLLFGAASLAATVCTNPGEVIAARVTMGIGGALIMPSTLSILITVFDEDERPRAMAAWGSVSMLGLVGSPVLGGFLIDHFSWQSIFFINVPVVVLAVLAALTLMPESKGPWQKPDPLGAILSVVGMTALIWWIIEIPQHGAFDGRGLVTLAVAVVALAGFVIWENVTPEPMVPLVLFKHRNFSGGSLSLTLVQIGNGGLLLVLTQYLQFVLGYSPVKAGLAFVPLAVAALIGNGAGAGLAAKIGHRLLILAGMLVMAGSFALLTTVDAHSGFTVPAVALGLLGLGAGLAMPAAVGALMSTIPAEKAGVGSALNDTIQQAGTALGIAILGSLLTSTFRSAMPADAPEQAKQSIGGALATAQGDAGLIEAAKEAFTSSMATTFTISAAGVLAAAVLATLVMRDSKPEPAAEAEEEPALAA from the coding sequence ATGGAAACCGGAGCCCGCAACCCACGCCGCTGGTGGATCCTGGTCGTGCTGTGCCTCAGCACCCTGGTCCTGGTGGTCGACAGCATGGCGCTGACCGTCGCGGTCCCGTCGATGACCGCGGACATCGGAGCCAGTGCCCAGGACATCCAGTGGATCCTGGACTCCTACATCCTGGTCTTCGCGGGACTCCTGCTCACCTCGGGAAGCCTCGGTGACCGCTTCGGCCGCCGGAAGATCATGGTCATCGGCCTGCTGCTCTTCGGCGCCGCCTCACTGGCCGCGACGGTCTGCACCAACCCCGGCGAGGTCATCGCCGCCCGGGTCACCATGGGCATCGGCGGCGCGCTGATCATGCCCTCGACGCTCTCCATCCTCATCACCGTCTTCGACGAGGACGAGCGCCCCCGGGCGATGGCGGCCTGGGGCTCGGTCTCGATGCTCGGTCTGGTCGGCAGCCCGGTCCTCGGCGGCTTCCTGATCGACCACTTCTCCTGGCAGTCGATCTTCTTCATCAACGTCCCGGTCGTCGTCCTCGCCGTCCTCGCCGCCCTGACCCTGATGCCCGAGTCCAAGGGCCCGTGGCAGAAGCCCGACCCGCTCGGCGCGATCCTCTCCGTCGTCGGCATGACCGCGCTGATCTGGTGGATCATCGAGATCCCGCAGCACGGCGCCTTCGACGGCCGCGGCCTCGTCACCCTGGCCGTCGCGGTCGTCGCCCTCGCCGGATTCGTGATCTGGGAGAACGTCACCCCCGAGCCGATGGTGCCGCTGGTCCTCTTCAAGCACCGCAACTTCAGCGGCGGTTCGCTCTCGCTGACCCTGGTGCAGATCGGCAACGGCGGCCTGCTCCTGGTCCTCACCCAGTACCTGCAGTTCGTCCTCGGCTACTCGCCGGTCAAGGCGGGCCTCGCCTTCGTCCCGCTCGCCGTCGCCGCCCTCATCGGCAACGGCGCCGGCGCCGGCCTCGCCGCCAAGATCGGCCACCGCCTCCTGATCCTGGCCGGCATGCTGGTCATGGCGGGCTCCTTCGCCCTGCTGACCACGGTCGACGCCCACTCCGGCTTCACCGTCCCGGCCGTCGCCCTCGGCCTGCTCGGCCTCGGGGCCGGCCTGGCGATGCCCGCCGCCGTCGGCGCCCTGATGAGCACCATCCCCGCGGAGAAGGCGGGCGTCGGCTCCGCCCTGAACGACACCATCCAGCAGGCCGGCACGGCCCTCGGCATCGCGATCCTCGGCTCGCTGCTCACCAGCACCTTCCGCTCCGCGATGCCGGCCGACGCCCCCGAGCAGGCCAAGCAGTCGATCGGCGGGGCGCTGGCCACCGCCCAGGGCGACGCCGGTCTGATCGAGGCCGCCAAGGAGGCCTTCACCTCCTCGATGGCCACCACGTTCACCATCAGCGCGGCCGGTGTCCTCGCCGCCGCCGTCCTCGCCACCCTGGTGATGCGGGACAGCAAGCCGGAGCCGGCGGCCGAGGCGGAGGAGGAGCCCGCACTCGCCGCCTGA
- a CDS encoding SRPBCC family protein yields MTIPPTPMDTVTLERRIAARPETVFGFLTDREKWLSWMGEDGSFAFEPGGSYRTTVTGGNVAAGRFITVDPHRRVVFSWGWESAPATDPPVPPGSSTVEITLEPTAEGTLLRMIHSGLPTTEACEAHAESWQHYVDRLAARAEGTDPGPDPWTRQSEG; encoded by the coding sequence ATGACGATCCCCCCGACCCCCATGGACACCGTCACCCTGGAACGGCGCATCGCCGCCCGCCCCGAGACGGTCTTCGGCTTCCTCACCGACCGCGAGAAGTGGCTGTCCTGGATGGGGGAGGACGGCTCGTTCGCCTTCGAGCCGGGCGGCTCGTACCGCACCACGGTGACCGGCGGGAACGTCGCCGCGGGCCGCTTCATCACCGTCGACCCCCACCGGCGGGTCGTCTTCAGCTGGGGCTGGGAGTCCGCCCCCGCGACCGACCCGCCCGTCCCGCCCGGCTCCAGCACCGTCGAGATCACCCTCGAACCCACCGCTGAGGGCACCCTGCTGCGCATGATCCACAGCGGGCTGCCCACCACCGAGGCCTGCGAGGCCCACGCCGAGAGCTGGCAGCACTACGTCGACCGCCTCGCGGCCCGGGCCGAGGGCACCGACCCCGGCCCGGACCCCTGGACGCGACAGTCGGAGGGCTGA
- a CDS encoding radical SAM protein, with translation MERFPGIPPEAVFKEDLLRGGLAFDPSALSGNEGGEVKPKSYFIFSFDHRTLPELGEAALNRPPEEIVLTGGPYGLRRTVVSVRVNPSSPYRVAPDDDGALALFLDGVKIADVGLPPMPEYYRHPLTNGKSVMEVAPTIQWGYLIYLTVFRVCQYFGAKEECQYCDINHNWRQHKAAGRPYTGVKPVDEVLEALEIIDRHDTARTSTAYTLTGGAVTSQVGGKDEADFYGQYARAIEERFPGRWIGKVVAQALPKEDVRRFHDYGIRIYHPNYEVWDRRLFELYCPGKERYIGRDEWHRRILDSAEVFGPRNVIPNFVAGVEMARPSGFLTVDEAIASTREGLRFFMSRGITPRFTTWCPEPTTPLGRENPDGAPLEYHLRLLEAYTATLEEYGLTAPPGYGPAGPGRAVFSVSSFMDALPPAPGE, from the coding sequence ATGGAGCGCTTCCCGGGAATCCCCCCGGAGGCCGTGTTCAAGGAGGACCTGCTGCGCGGCGGGCTCGCCTTCGACCCGTCCGCGCTGTCCGGGAACGAGGGCGGCGAGGTGAAGCCGAAGTCGTACTTCATCTTCTCCTTCGACCACCGGACGCTGCCGGAGCTCGGGGAGGCGGCGCTGAACCGCCCGCCGGAGGAGATCGTGCTCACGGGCGGGCCGTACGGGCTGCGCCGCACGGTGGTCTCGGTCCGGGTCAACCCCTCGTCCCCGTACCGGGTCGCGCCCGACGACGACGGGGCGCTCGCGCTGTTCCTCGACGGGGTGAAGATCGCGGACGTCGGTCTGCCGCCGATGCCGGAGTACTACCGGCACCCGCTGACGAACGGCAAGTCGGTCATGGAGGTCGCGCCCACCATCCAGTGGGGCTACCTGATCTACCTCACGGTCTTCCGCGTCTGCCAGTACTTCGGCGCCAAGGAGGAGTGCCAGTACTGCGACATCAACCACAACTGGCGCCAGCACAAGGCGGCGGGCCGCCCGTACACCGGTGTGAAGCCGGTCGACGAGGTCCTGGAGGCGCTGGAGATCATCGACCGCCACGACACCGCCCGCACCTCGACCGCGTACACCCTCACCGGCGGGGCGGTCACCTCCCAGGTCGGCGGGAAGGACGAGGCGGACTTCTACGGGCAGTACGCGCGCGCGATCGAGGAGCGTTTCCCCGGCCGCTGGATCGGCAAGGTCGTCGCGCAGGCGCTGCCGAAGGAGGACGTGCGGCGGTTCCACGACTACGGCATCCGGATCTACCACCCGAACTACGAGGTGTGGGACCGGCGGCTGTTCGAGCTGTACTGCCCCGGCAAGGAGCGCTACATCGGCCGGGACGAGTGGCACCGGCGCATCCTGGACTCCGCCGAGGTCTTCGGGCCGCGCAACGTCATCCCGAACTTCGTCGCGGGCGTCGAGATGGCCCGCCCCTCCGGCTTCCTGACCGTGGACGAGGCCATCGCCTCGACCCGGGAGGGCCTGCGCTTCTTCATGTCGCGCGGGATCACGCCCCGCTTCACCACCTGGTGCCCGGAGCCGACGACCCCGCTGGGCCGCGAGAACCCGGACGGGGCGCCCCTGGAGTACCACCTGCGGCTCCTTGAGGCGTACACGGCGACGCTGGAGGAGTACGGCCTGACGGCGCCGCCCGGCTACGGCCCCGCGGGTCCCGGCCGCGCGGTCTTCTCGGTGAGCTCGTTCATGGACGCGCTGCCGCCTGCGCCGGGCGAGTGA